Proteins encoded by one window of Halobacteriovorax sp. GB3:
- a CDS encoding trypsin-like serine peptidase — MKTLLLFLLGLSLSFQTHALESISKDNPLIQRLGHLKIKFDSDGSSHCSAFQVSNTSIMTAAHCLYKKDHTRAKEITYYLGLNGKYSIGKKLIPKFYQIPKQYIQEILKKTDQEYNYDWAILHFDQKDSFTEYFPLQEEVHWNQNAFVVGYPEDQQNDLFIGHCQVYDKGTLLQHDCRTLKGMSGAPLVQFNFQTSQYEVVALHTHALLERDEKISIRSKQMKPKREDLINYPLADINLPVKITFINSCEESILVTSKTSALPDKFEIESNQQRSFEVDSKKVTEVLFYAETADYSYQWNENDGPTKIPIPSLTSELNIPLICDQ; from the coding sequence ATGAAAACACTACTACTCTTCCTGTTAGGATTAAGTCTCTCTTTCCAAACTCATGCTCTTGAATCTATTTCAAAAGATAATCCTCTCATTCAAAGATTGGGGCATTTAAAAATCAAATTTGACTCAGATGGATCAAGTCATTGCAGTGCCTTTCAAGTATCAAACACATCAATTATGACGGCGGCACACTGCCTGTATAAAAAAGACCACACGAGGGCCAAAGAAATTACTTACTATCTTGGTCTCAATGGAAAGTATTCTATTGGAAAAAAACTTATTCCAAAATTTTATCAAATCCCTAAACAGTATATTCAAGAGATTTTGAAAAAGACTGATCAAGAATATAATTATGACTGGGCCATTTTGCACTTTGATCAAAAAGACTCCTTTACTGAGTACTTCCCCTTACAGGAGGAAGTTCACTGGAATCAAAATGCCTTTGTCGTTGGCTATCCCGAGGATCAGCAAAATGATCTATTTATTGGTCACTGTCAGGTTTATGATAAAGGCACGCTTCTCCAGCATGACTGTCGAACATTAAAAGGAATGAGTGGAGCACCTTTAGTTCAATTTAACTTTCAAACATCGCAATATGAAGTCGTCGCCCTCCACACTCACGCACTTTTAGAGCGCGATGAAAAAATATCTATTCGCTCAAAACAAATGAAACCTAAAAGAGAAGATCTTATTAACTACCCTCTTGCCGATATCAACTTACCTGTGAAAATCACTTTCATTAATAGTTGTGAAGAGTCCATCCTTGTCACATCTAAGACATCCGCTCTTCCGGATAAGTTTGAAATAGAATCAAATCAACAGAGAAGTTTTGAAGTGGATAGTAAGAAGGTAACAGAAGTTCTCTTTTATGCTGAAACCGCCGACTACAGTTATCAATGGAATGAAAATGATGGACCGACAAAAATTCCCATTCCCTCTTTAACTAGTGAATTGAATATACCGCTTATTTGTGATCAGTGA